A genomic window from Triticum urartu cultivar G1812 chromosome 7, Tu2.1, whole genome shotgun sequence includes:
- the LOC125520768 gene encoding uncharacterized protein LOC125520768 has product MAALNLRRRHDEEKTIVNTSTSGPPISLDDEFPKATAMGPFASSGWSDLRIDLLIWILHLLELPEALAFRAVCSSWRSASVAAGSVPYRQTPWLVSLVEEPLPAVDQQRRVRRGLWDPAATTELRNLLDPDRTFQVSFPRGQAVACCGASNGWLIMANELSDLVLYNPFTAALIPLPPITGFASCIEGVYGDEGKIVGYCYGCYMTKHVHGVQSPGRCFYDKVVLSGPPSTCCAVALVIHLDGKRLSFARIGDSHWQQVSVIQRSGDSFADCIYHRGRFYAVTMEGILKSWDFGGPDKPRKKTVIAEDDNDMFDDPVITRYLLSTPWGHLLQVRVFLDTLRANNVRIEIDRLDLKSQTRVAQSSGKALRGHAAFVGQNSPGILSSKEFPDLKPNCIYFTTPRLRKRHPFENRHNQWSGVKVYDLKKRTLEAAFPSGGGHYGTICPLEVWFTPSLVL; this is encoded by the exons ATGGCAGCCCTCAACCTACGCCGCCGGCACG ATGAGGAGAAGACCATTGTAAATACTTCCACATCTGGCCCTCCTATCTCCCTCGATGATGAATTCCCGAAGGCCACTGCTATGG GACCTTTTGCAAGTTCAGGCTGGTCAGACCTCCGCATCGATCTCCTCATCTGGATACTGCATCTCCTCGAGCTCCCCGAGGCCCTCGCCTTCCGTGCTGTCTGCTCGTCATGGCGTTCTGCATCTGTGGCCGCTGGCAGTGTCCCATATCGCCAGACGCCATGGCTCGTGTCCTTGGTGGAGGAGCCTCTTCCGGCGGTGGATCAGCAGCGGCGTGTGCGTCGTGGGTTATGGGATCCTGCTGCTACTACTGAGCTCCGCAACCTACTGGATCCTGATAGAACTTTTCAGGTCAGCTTTCCCAGGGGGCAGGCTGTGGCCTGCTGCGGCGCCTCCAATGGCTGGTTAATCATGGCAAATGAGCTCTCGGATCTCGTGCTATATAACCCCTTCACCGCGGCGTTGATCCCGCTCCCGCCAATCACTGGTTTTGCGTCGTGCATCGAGGGGGTCTACGGAGACGAAGGGAAGATCGTGGGCTATTGTTACGGGTGTTACATGACGAAACATGTTCATGGTGTGCAGTCTCCCGGCAGGTGTTTCTACGACAAGGTTGTGCTGTCCGGTCCTCCGTCCACTTGTTGTGCCGTCGCTCTGGTCATCCACCTGGACGGCAAGAGGCTCTcttttgcgaggataggagacaGCCATTGGCAACAAGTTTCAGTGATCCAAAGAAGCGGGGATAGCTTTGCAGATTGTATCTACCACCGCGGAAGGTTCTATGCGGTGACAATGGAAGGGATATTGAAGTCATGGGACTTTGGTGGACCAGACAAACCGAGGAAGAAGACGGTCATTGCCGAGGATGACAACGACATGTTCGACGACCCAGTTATCACTAGGTACTTGCTTTCGACACCTTGGGGTCATCTCCTGCAGGTGCGTGTCTTTCTTGACACGCTCCGTGCAAACAACGTCAGGATTGAAATAGACAGGTTGGACCTCAAGAGTCAGACAAGGGTAGCACAGAGCTCAGGGAAAGCTCTACGGGGACATGCGGCATTCGTCGGGCAGAATAGCCCAGGCATTTTATCATCCAAAGAATTCCCCGACCTAAAACCAAATTGTATATATTTCACAACTCCTCGCCTCAGAAAGCGCCACCCTTTTGAGAATCGCCATAACCAATGGAGCGGCGTTAAGGTCTATGACCTGAAAAAACGGACGCTCGAGGCCGCTTTTCCGTCAGGTGGAGGTCATTATGGGACCATCTGTCCATTGGAAGTCTGGTTCACGCCCAGTCTAGTCTTATAG